In the SAR202 cluster bacterium genome, TGCAGCACGTGGTAGTAAGTCGTCTCCCACATATCCACGCTGGCAGCACTACCCCTCAGCACATCGTAATAAGCCCCAGGCTCCAGAACAGGCCGCTTCAACAAGTGTGACTCTAGTTTGTCCCGCCACAGCCCCCTCTCCACCGTCTCCACGACGGTGGTATGCGTGGGTGCTCCAAAATTATTCGGCATCTGCACCGCCAGTGCGCCCTCAGGCTTGAGATAACCCAGTAATCGAGGGAAAAGCTCCTCATGGCCCCCCAGCCATTGGAATGCCGCATTGGAAAACAACAAATCGCATTGCTCATCGGGTTCCCAGGTGTTCAAATCTGCCCGCATCCAGGCAATCCCACCGCCCCGGCTTCGCGCCTGCGCCAGCATCTCAGACGAGCCGTCCACGCCCGTGACTCGCGCTAAGGGCCAGCGCCCCTTGAGTATCACGGTAGCGTTACCTGTACCGCAGCCCAGGTCGTAGACTACCGACGGCGCTTCTAGCGATATGCGCTCTATCAAGTCCATCGCCGGACGAAGCCGCTCGTTACCAAACCTAAGGTATTGTGTCGGGTCCCACGTTGTCATGGTTCCTCTCGACCAAGCGGCTTCCCCGGTGGCTCTTTCGTTGAGATGGGGCCACCGGGAACTGAATTCCCGGGCTTCATACTGCTACCCGGTTCCTTTTACCCTCCCCCGCCTCCCTGGAACACCACCGACGACGCGCTGCTCCCCACCACCTGTCCCCCGCCGCTATACGCGCCACCGCCGTAATCGTATCCACCACACCCCCCTTGGCGCCCGGCACTGACATTATTCGCGCGAACCCGCTGGCGTCTGTCGTGCCGCTGCCGCTGGTGCTGAAGCCATCCGTTCCATGCACCGTCACCGTTACATGGATCCCTGCCTCCCCGGGATTGACCCGCACGTCCACAACATACCCCTGGCCCTCGGAGGGATTGCTGGGCACACCCGTTACGAACACCGCCCGCTTGTGCTCAATCTTATCAATCGGATTTCTCGTCTCCGTCACAGTTTGCTTATAAAGCTCTATAAGGTCGTTTTTCTTCTCCGGTATGTCCGTGGCTGTATCCACAATATCCACGTAAAGCTTGAAACCGTCTACCCCCTTCTCCGTAACCCCCGTCACGTCCACAGGCAGCACCTTGTCCTTGGCGATGTCTGTCACAATTTTTGTGAGGTAATCCAGACTTAACTGCTGCTGAAAATCTGCCTGTTTCTTTTGTATCTCAATATCCGTCAGAGTGCTTCCGGGCATATCCCTGGCAATCTCCCTTATCTGAGTTGCCGTTGTCGCGGCTTTTTCGCTGGCCAGGAACAACATTACTCCACCGGCGACTATGGTTACCGGCAGTCCAAATGTTGCCGCTGTGGCAAACCCTGTTATATACAGTGCCGATCCCAACAGTCCCGCGCACCCGACTCCAAAAGTCCCGCCGCCGTATAGCAGCTTGCCCAGCTTCTCCGCCTCCATCGTGTTCTGCTCCACCGCCAGCCTGTACTGCGCCGACAGCTCGTTCCAGCGCTCTATCTTCGCGCGTCGCTCCTCGTCCGACTTTGTGTCCTTGACCAGCGACGCGCTTCCTGGCGGCTTGGGGGTCGGCGTCGGCCCCTGGCTCGGCCCCGGGGCGCTTCCTCCCCCTGACTCGGCCGCTTCAAACATCGGCGCGAATTTGGCCGCTATCATCCTGTCCAGCAGCACCAGGTCTTGGCTGGTGACGGTTATTGTAGTGTTCGTCGTCGGCTCCACACCCATAACAATCTTGGCCTCAGGGTCCTTGGTCAGACCCTCAATCGCCTGCTTCAAGTTGGTGATCTGGTTTAACAGCGCCGCTAGGTCCGTCTGCAAAGACGGCAACGCCACCTTGCCGTCAGACACCGCTGAAATGGCCGCCAGGTCCCCCTGGGTCTCCAGTAACGTATTCTTCATCCCCTCCAGATATGCCAGGTACATAGATCCCGGCGACAGCGATGACAACGGCAAGCCTTCAATAGTGAACCCCTCTACCGGATTCGATACCATTAGCCCTCCGGCCTGCGCCTGCCACGCCTGGACAGTCACCTTTCCCGACAGGCTTTCCACCGATTGGGGATTCACATACGGCGGCACTATCACGGACACCGAGTTCTCCCCTGCCTCAGCCGGCACTTCTGCCGCGAATGCGTCATTAAAGAATCGCACCGTGGCCACCTTCCCCGCCTCTAGTCTCCCGGACGGCATTTCCAGCAGGTCTCCCGGCATCAGGCTCATCTCTTTTAGTGTGATAGGCGCCGCCGGCTTCACACTAATCTGGTAAGTTCCCGTGCCTTCCCCGTCAGCCGCCCGCACCCGTGCGTAGTATGTCCCGGCTTCCAGTTTTCGAGATACTATCGTCGCCTTCCACGCCTCATCCAGCCCTTCCTCCCCCAGCAACAGGCCCGGCGAGTTCGGACCCCTCAGGTCCACCGTCACCTCCCCCAGCGTCCCTCCCGTGGCATAAAGGGCGTACGCGTCCGCCGACGTCACTTTGAAGCTGTGCCAGCTGCTCTTACCAGTTGCTGCAATCGTCCCCTGCAGCATGCTCCCATCCGCTGGCAGCGCGACGATCCCCAGGTCCGGCGCTGACACCACCGTCGGCTTGTTTACATCCGTAACCCGGGTTACAAAACTCTGAAACACCGTGCTCAACCCCGCCGGCGCCAGCCCCTCATACTCCGCAGCCGCCACAACCCCCTCCAACCTCATTTCATAGATTATCGCGCCCTTAATATCCACCAGTAGCGTCGCTGTCTGGAAGTCTTTGCCCCCCCGGTATCTGGCCCGTCAGCCTGTACACCTGCACCCCGTTCAGCACATCCATCGCCACCGTGCCGTTCTCCAGCTTCAACTTCCCGGCCAGCGCGTCCTCCCACGGCCCCACCTCCGACGCCTCCACCGCGTTTACCTCCCACTCCCCTGTCGTAGGGTCCAGGGTATAGTCCGCCACGTCCACCAGCCTGTTCTCAAAAGTTATGCTGACCTCTGTGCCTCCCTGCTTCAGCTTGATCGATGTCACGGTCCGAAGGTTCCCGCCAACCTTACCCGCTCCTTCCGAATGCACCGACAGGATTTCCTCTGTCGCTTCCTTGCTGG is a window encoding:
- a CDS encoding methyltransferase domain-containing protein, with protein sequence MTTWDPTQYLRFGNERLRPAMDLIERISLEAPSVVYDLGCGTGNATVILKGRWPLARVTGVDGSSEMLAQARSRGGGIAWMRADLNTWEPDEQCDLLFSNAAFQWLGGHEELFPRLLGYLKPEGALAVQMPNNFGAPTHTTVVETVERGLWRDKLESHLLKRPVLEPGAYYDVLRGSAASVDMWETTYYHVLQGEDPIVEWTKGSFLRPLLAQLDEKESKEFLEEYAARVRGFYSRRPDGTTVMEFKRLFFIAVR